In Bacteroidota bacterium, one DNA window encodes the following:
- a CDS encoding GxxExxY protein, translated as MGKTHKEFLPLSSREEEIGKLIVDAAYAVHNELGPGLLEKIYESCFCYELGQRGLCFKRQIDFPIRYKDLHFNEGLRLDVLVEDSVVCELKAVEEMNPVWQAQILSHLHLLGKRLGYLINFNVPLIKHGIKRYVL; from the coding sequence ATGGGAAAGACACATAAAGAATTCTTGCCGCTTTCCTCGCGAGAAGAGGAGATAGGGAAGCTGATAGTGGATGCAGCGTACGCTGTTCACAACGAATTGGGTCCAGGTCTTCTCGAAAAGATTTATGAGTCTTGTTTTTGTTATGAACTCGGTCAACGCGGACTTTGTTTCAAGCGTCAGATAGATTTCCCTATTCGCTACAAAGACCTTCACTTCAATGAAGGGTTGAGATTGGACGTGCTGGTCGAGGATTCGGTTGTTTGCGAACTCAAGGCAGTGGAAGAAATGAATCCGGTCTGGCAGGCTCAGATCCTCAGCCATCTGCATCTTTTGGGCAAGAGGTTAGGTTATCTCATCAATTTCAACGTTCCACTTATCAAACATGGCATAAAACGATATGTACTCTAA